CCGTAAAAATGCAGGATATCCGCCGCCCATATTTTGGAAATCAGAGTCCCGCAAAGCATTAGAAATATAACCCTTTTAAAAAAAATACCCCGGCTTTTTTTCGGGTCGGTTTTGCGGAACATGAGTGTCATGCCGGCACCGGCAATTAGCACCAGGGTGGCGGCGGCTCTTCGGTCCATATATCCAATGAGGGCATAAAGCCATTCCGGGAAAATTTCGTTGGTACAGAAAAATTCTTTGAAATCAATGATTACCATAGCAAATATAGCCACACCTCTTGCCAGGTCATATCCTTGTAGTCTAGTTGTTCTATGTTTGAAAGTATTGTCTATCATATCTGTCGTCCCGAACCTGTTGGATCGTTTTTCCTGTTATTCCCAGATGCTATTTGTGATTCATGAAATGCGCCAATGGCGGTAAAAAGGGAATTCGGAAGACTTAGCGATCTGTAAATAAAGACTAACCAGCTATTTTTATGAGCTATTTTTTGTGTCTGTGTTGGGGGATAAAAACAAAAGGCGCATGGGTTCGAGACGGCTTTATGTTCTGTAGAATAATTAAAAAGGAATTTTTAATTCTTTTTTAGGCGGCTCTCTGTCATGAGATTCGGTTACGGTCTGGATTTCGTTTCGGCACGGTTTCTGATGAACGTGTAGATGCTGGATGTTATAAATTGGGTAAAATAATTGATAATTATCTGTCGGAAACGATTTGAGAAATCAATTCCGGAAACCAGGCGTTCTGTTGTGGCCTTTCAAGAAACAAAAGCATTGCTTTTTCGGCTGGGATTATTTAAATAAGAATTTTAAATTCTTTTTTTAGGCGGTCACTTCGGCTGAAATGATGTGATGAAACAAAAGGCATAACATTGCGTTGAAAAAACTTCATTTTATCCTCGGGCGGACATATGATTTAAAAGACATCCAGGATAGTCTGTCATCGGTTTATCAGATTGATTCAAACCGGCAATTGAGTGCGGCCCTTCAGATCTTGCGGCGCACCCGGCCGGAGTTCGTGTTCGTGGACATTGAAATCCTTCAGCAGGCTGCTGCCGAAAGCAGCTATAAAGCGGTTTTTCAAACCATCAGTCTGGTCTGTCCCAATATCAGTATTATTGTCATGGCCTGCCCTGAATTGTTGTCGGAGGCTGTAAAAATTGTCCATGAAGGTGCGGAATCTTATCTGACTTACCCCCTGGTGCCGGACGAGCTACGACTGGTGGTCAACAGTATCGTTGAACAGACCCGGGCGGAATCGGAGCTGGATTATCTCAGAGAGCAGGTCTGGCAGGAAGACGAGTTCGAACTGCTTCACACCAAAAGTCCGGCTATGAAAGCAGTATTTGAAAAGATCCGTGCTGTGGCCGCCACCAGAAGCACCGTGCTTTTAACCGGGGAAACCGGCAGCGGCAAAGGGTTTACGGCTCGACTCCTTCATCGGCTGTCTTTAAGGAAGAACGAGCGGTTTATCGAGGTGCACTGCGGCGCGATTCCGGATACCTTGATAGAAAGTGAAATGTTTGGTCATGAAAAAGGCGCGTTCACAGGTGCTATTAAGCGTAAACTGGGTAAGTTTGAAATTGCTGGAAAAGGTACCATTTTTCTCGATG
This window of the uncultured Desulfobacter sp. genome carries:
- a CDS encoding sigma-54 dependent transcriptional regulator; the protein is MKKLHFILGRTYDLKDIQDSLSSVYQIDSNRQLSAALQILRRTRPEFVFVDIEILQQAAAESSYKAVFQTISLVCPNISIIVMACPELLSEAVKIVHEGAESYLTYPLVPDELRLVVNSIVEQTRAESELDYLREQVWQEDEFELLHTKSPAMKAVFEKIRAVAATRSTVLLTGETGSGKGFTARLLHRLSLRKNERFIEVHCGAIPDTLIESEMFGHEKGAFTGAIKRKLGKFEIAGKGTIFLDEIGTITPPAQIKLLQVIQDGRFHRVGGEEDIRSDVRIIAATNIDLKQLCQDKLFRSDLYYRLNVFPVELPPLKERKEDIPQLAELFLAKLNTFHAKDIKEVHPRVLEAFLAYSWPGNIRELENILERAYILEKTSILRPQNFPVELFTCPPKPMSDTINPSLTLSEFRKQELGRVEYRYLDLLLTKCNGKINATAAAAGITTRQLHKLMKKHALVKESYKNKEAPRG